The Silene latifolia isolate original U9 population chromosome Y, ASM4854445v1, whole genome shotgun sequence sequence TTCCCTTGCCCCTTTACTTTAATTCTAGTAATGTTTCTTAATGTGCCTTACTACAGCGAGGCTATGGTGTGTACTGAGTGGATGGAAGTCACACGAGCGGGTTTATCTACGCTTAGACCGCGTCAGTGGGTTATGGATCAAGTAAGTAGTCTACTATCAGCGTTCATTCCATTGTATTATCTGTAATCTTTTGTTTCATTCCTAATATTGTTTttttaggtgattgatatgtttgggaTTAAGACGACACTTCATCGACCAGATCTTTCGTACTTGCCATCGACTGTCATCGTGGTTAGCTTTGAACTTGTTTTAATATTCAAGTATCTTGATTATCCCAAATTGATATGGTTTGTAAAATCACCTTTTGTGGTATGTAGAACTGTACAAAGAagaaaaacccttgtatttgGAATCAATACATCAGTGGGACATACAAACCGGTGAATGGTGCCACAATCCGAAAGGTCTGGTCCCTCcacaatattttttttattattttttattttttttttttttttttgtggtggaCATGTAGGGCTGTAAATTGGAGACTAATCTTTATTATATCAGGTTTTTATACCGCTGATCAAAGACAAACATTGGTGGGCTTGTATATGCGATATGGATAGTAAAACGAATTACATCCTCAACTCAAGCAACTGCGTACAGTCTTATGATGTACATAATACAACCATAGACATGGTATTAATTATTTGCCTAATCTAACCCTTGACAGTTTGTGAATCAGAGTATATAAAACATTTTTAGTGTATAATCAGTATTAACTCGAAACATTTTCAGGTGGCCAAATTATCTCCTATTTTGGCACGTAGTTCCCCGTCATATTATCCCATGCGGTTTTGCACTCTCAGGGTTATAACTCTCGAGTTCCTCAACAATCAAATAAGTAAGTTATTCCCTAATGTGTCTGCTTTACGGAAATTAAATATTGTTTACTAAACAGTTGAACACTATACTACATTCAGTTTTGATTGTGGAGCTCACGTGTTGAGGTATTTGAGTATGTTGGACTGTGATCTCGGTGATTGGCAGAATCCAGACAATTATCAGGTAAGAAACAAGTTGAACAAAGATATACGTACATGAAATCTGTATTTGAAACGTGTTGTTCATTAATTTCAACTATAATTTCTTACAATTGCGAGAGAATGCCGATTTTCGAAAGTCTGTAATGATGCAACTACTTTCATGGGATGCAAATACTAGAACGGTACAGTCCCGGTTCTTTAATAACTTTTGCATATCAAATCCCCATTAATTCATAGTATCCGCGATATTTTGAATAGTAGCGAGCCATGCTTGtccgtgtatatattttgaaatattgtaTGTGTTTTCTGATATAGGAGTATAAGTAGCAAGATGTGCTTGTCTATGGTGGTGATATGATGTGAAGCAGGGAGATCGTTCTTCAGTGTATGCTTCTCTGGTTGGGAATTTATTCTTCATGATTGTCTTTGTGAGCGTGTAGTAGAAACGGGGCAGCATTTATTCTTTTGCTGTGAGTTTTGGGTGTTATGCAGTGTATACTTACTTATCTCTGGTTGGTTCGTCGGAGGCATTTGTCCCTTATGCGTGGGATTTAACTTGTGGTGGATACAATCAAGTATTATGTTAGTATAGTATTAGATGGTATATGCAGGATCTATCAAGTATTCTAGTGAATATGTTATTAGTCATTTAGTTGGGTGCTAATCTGCTTATTTAGTAGATCTCCGTTTGTAATAGTTGACTTTAATCAATGGAATTGATTAGTCTCTTGAAGTTGTGAAATTTAACGTGGATGATTTATAAAGCGTCTGATTCGCAAAATTagacctgagattcacaaaagaaTGTCTGAGATTCAAAAAAAAAAGGACGATATTCACAAACAgatggattcacaaaataagtcgataaaatgagacctgagatttacaaaagaataagaatgtctgagattcaaaaaaaaaagacgatat is a genomic window containing:
- the LOC141629602 gene encoding uncharacterized protein LOC141629602, with translation MTSGDNMLKATVERSAEEWNCVPMGYRRLPYSEDHLVKVIWHRKGRDVIHEAMVCTEWMEVTRAGLSTLRPRQWVMDQVIDMFGIKTTLHRPDLSILIIPN